A portion of the Zymoseptoria tritici IPO323 chromosome 8, whole genome shotgun sequence genome contains these proteins:
- the CYP-31.1 gene encoding putative P450 monooxygenase (p450 potentially involved in the degradation of fatty acids and/or alkanes. Multiple seq alignment followed by NJ analysis clustered this model with gi41079162; gi3395458, gi29469881, gi70984521 (alkane or fatty acids monooxygenases), and the models GW.2.447.1 ESTEXT_GWP_GW1.C_110666, ESTEXT_FGENESH2_PG.C_40295, ESTEXT_FGENESH2_PM.C_50060, ESTEXT_GWP_GW1.C_90605.. ...), translating to LGLGLLLRTFRVAKEQRLLHFFNDLVRSTGNWTFEQRLLGISGIDTFEPENVEAVLSTQFEDFDLGERRKVFFALLGDGIFTQDGAAWARTRALLRPAFYQQNTDRMLDEIDGLVGKMLRDVPEGEEVDFQPLFFRLTLETTMSLLFGKRMEGEDEQRKKVEMDDFAAAFDEAQDWLARRGRLGGLYWLIDGPGFRKSCRIVHRFIDAAIEEALRVKDVNEGETEGYSVLGALLPETQDRKVLREQCLNVLLAGRDTTACLLSWTCRLLASHPRTLTTLRQEITQICGTDPSPPSRAQLKRMRYLDAILKEVLRLYSSVPINSRTASRTTTLPTGGGPDRTSPILIRKGQAVAYSPYIMHRREDIFGPDAADFRPERWLENDGRLFAEAGWAYLPFNGGRRVCLGQEFALLEAGSVIVGMVRRWREWKVAGDGEAFPEVGTERQKVTLVVSCAEGCRLEVKS from the exons CTTGGACTgggcctcctcctccgaacTTTCCGTGTAGCAAAAGAACAACGACTCCTCCATTTCTTCAACGACCTAGTTCGCAGTACCGGAAACTGGACTTTCGAACAACGCCTCCTGGGAATCAGCGGGATCGATACTTTTGAGCCGGAGAATGTGGAAGCTGTGCTGAGTACGCAGTTCGAAG ACTTCGACTTGGGTGAGAGGCGGaaagtcttcttcgccctcctCGGCGATGGGATTTTCACGCAGGATGGCGCTGCCTGGGCACGCACTCGCGCTTTGCTGCGGCCGGCGTTTTATCAACAGAATACGGATCGGATGTTGGATGAGATTGATGGTTTGGTGGGGAAGATGCTGAGGGATGTCCccgaaggagaggaggtggactTTCAACCGCTGTTCTTTCGGTTGACATTggagacgacgatgtcgcTTCTTTTCGGCAAGAGAAtggagggtgaggatgagCAGAGAAAGAAAGTGGAGATGGATGATTTCGCTGCAGCTTTCGACGAGGCGCAGGATTGGTTGGCTAGGAGAGGGAGGTTGGGCGGGTTGTATTGGTTGATCGATGGACCTGGATTTCGGAAGTCGTGTCGGATTGTGCATCGCTTCATTGACGCTGCGATCGAGGAGGCGTTGAGGGTCAAGGACGTGAACGAGGGTGAGACGGAAGGCTACTCCGTGCTGGGAGCTTTGCTACCCGAGACACAGGATCGGAAGGTGTTGAGAGAGCAGTGTCTGAATGTCCTCTTGGCTGGGAGGGATACGACAGCCTGTCTGCTAAGTTGGACGTG CCGCCTCCTAGCATCCCACCCCCGaaccctcaccaccctccgcCAAGAAATCACCCAAATCTGCGGCACCGACCCAAGTCCACCATCCCGCGCCCAACTAAAACGTATGCGCTACCTCGACGCCATCCTCAAAGAAGTCCTCCGCCTCTATTCCTCCGTGCCCATAAACTCCCGCACAGCCTCCCGAACCACAACCCTCCCCACCGGCGGCGGTCCAGACCGcacctctccaatcctcatCCGCAAAGGACAAGCGGTAGCATACAGTCCCTACATCAtgcatcgacgagaagacaTCTTTGGCCCCGACGCAGCGGATTTCCGGCCGGAGAGATGGCTTGAGAATGATGGCCGGCTGTTCGCGGAAGCAGGGTGGGCGTATTTGCCGTTCAATGGTGGGAGGAGGGTATGTCTGGGTCAGGAATTTGCGCTGTTGGAGGCGGGGAGTGTGATTGTTGGTATGgtgaggcggtggagggagtGGAAAGTGGCTGGGGATGGGGAGGCGTTTCCAGAGGTCGGGACGGAGAGGCAGAAAGTTACGTTGGTGGTTAGTTGTGCGGAAGGGTGTAGACTTGAGGTCAAGAGCTGA
- the FAE gene encoding ferulic acid esterase (Conserved fungal protein. Involved in degradation of complex cell wall polysaccharides; pectin and xylan degradation. Involved in degradation of plant cell walls. Hydrolyzes the feruloyl-arabinose ester bond in arabinoxylans, and the feruloyl-galactose ester bond in pectin. ...), which translates to MSGGACALATLLLATTTTVASPTTSFSEQCLAFQPTSLLPNSIIRLHEHIPSTTNITLPGMDSTCARTSQVVPIEACRIALTIPTSKRSSFIFEIFLPTAPAWSGRYLATGNGGIDGCIKYEDIAYGLSHGFAATGTNNGHNGTSGQAFLNNPDVVLDFSHRALHTAAEAAKVLIAAFYDKAPDKSYYIGCSGGGRQGIQSADLYPHDFDGLLVGSPALNFNYMSAWRASFYTITGANTSEGFIQAATWQGLIHDEVMRQCDELDGVRDGILADPALCAAIFRPETLLCNCTSPATTASTNATCLTPDQVSVVRQVFSPLYGTSGQLLYPGLSPGAESAATQRLLSGTSFPYSVDWFRYAVYFNPTWDPASFTIADADVAERLNPGNARSWPADLSPLRDAGNKLLIYHGGADQQVTHFNTERWYDRLSRSMDSPSEELDEWVRFFRIPGMGHCSGGTGAAWKFGQSAATAEGLPFEGERNVLKALVEWVEEEKAPDGVLGTMAEDGGTRWHCRYPEESVWVDGQWTCGRVLSGVDAAVEV; encoded by the coding sequence ATGAGCGGAGGGGCCTGCGCACTGGCGacgctcctcctcgccaccacAACGACAGTAGCATCGCCGACCACGTCCTTCTCCGAACAATGCCTCGCCTTCCAacccacctccctcctccccaactCCATCATTCGCCTCCACGAACACATCCCCTCAACCACCAACATCACCCTTCCCGGAATGGACTCCACCTGTGCTCGCACCTCCCAAGTCGTTCCCATCGAAGCCTGCCGCATCGCCCTCACGATCCCCACCTCCAAACGCTCCTCCTTCATCTTTGAGATCTTCCTACCCACCGCTCCAGCCTGGTCAGGCCGCTATCTGGCCACAGGAAACGGTGGTATTGACGGATGCATCAAATACGAAGACATCGCCTACGGTCTCTCCCATGGCTTCGCGGCGACAGGGACGAACAACGGCCACAACGGCACCAGCGGCCAAGCCTTCCTCAACAACCCAGATGTCGTTCTCGACTTCTCCCACCGCGCACTGCACACCGCTGCTGAGGCTGCCAAAGTTCTCATAGCAGCTTTCTACGACAAAGCGCCGGACAAGAGCTACTACATCGGCTGCTCAGGTGGTGGGAGGCAGGGGATCCAATCCGCAGACTTGTATCCCCACGACTTTGATGGCTTGCTCGTCGGCTCGCCGGCGTTGAACTTCAATTACATGTCTGCGTGGCGGGCGAGCTTTTACACCATTACCGGTGCGAACACTAGCGAGGGTTTCATCCAAGCTGCAACCTGGCAGGGTCTCATCCACGACGAGGTGATGCGGCAATGTGATGAGCTAGACGGCGTGAGAGACGGCATCCTCGCTGATCCAGCTCTTTGCGCTGCAATCTTCCGTCCGGAAACGCTGCTTTGCAACTGCACCTCCCCGGCAACCACCGCAAGTACCAACGCAACCTGCCTGACCCCTGACCAAGTCTCCGTCGTCCGCCAAGTCTTTTCTCCCCTATACGGAACCTCCGGCCAACTCCTCTACCCAGGCCTCTCGCCCGGCGCTGAATCCGCCGCTACACAGCGCCTGCTCTCCGGCACCTCATTCCCCTACTCAGTCGACTGGTTCCGGTACGCAGTCTACTTCAACCCGACCTGGGACCCTGCATCATTCACCATCGCCGACGCAGACGTCGCCGAGCGCCTCAACCCGGGTAACGCTCGTTCCTGGCCAGCCGATCTCTCACCGCTCCGCGACGCCGGGAACAAGTTGTTGATTTACCACGGCGGCGCAGATCAGCAAGTCACGCACTTCAATACCGAACGCTGGTATGACCGGCTGTCAAGATCGATGGACTCGCCCAGCGAGGAACTGGATGAGTGGGTGCGGTTTTTCAGGATTCCGGGGATGGGACATTGTAGTGGTGGGACGGGCGCGGCGTGGAAATTTGGACAGAGTGCTGCAACGGCGGAGGGTTTGCCGTTTGAAGGGGAGAGGAATGTGTTGAAGGCTTTGGTGGAGTGggttgaagaagagaaggcgCCGGATGGGGTGCTCGGAacgatggcggaggatgGTGGGACGAGGTGGCATTGTCGGTATCCGGAGGAGAGTGTTTGGGTGGATGGGCAGTGGACGTGTGGTAGAGTCTTATCGGGCGTAGACGCTGCCGTAGAGGTTTGA